The DNA window CTCTGAAGAAGGGACCCCTGGAAATAAAACTTCTGAGATTGTGTTTGTTATCCTGGGTTTTTCTCATCGCCCAGATATGAAAGTCATCTTCTTCATCCTATTTCTATGTATTTACATCATCACGGTGCTGGGAAACCTCATCATTCTTCTTGTAATTAACATGGACCCTGtcctccacacccccatgtacttcttcctcagGAACTTGTCATTTCTGGAGATCTGCTACATCTCTGTCACCCTGCCCAGAGTGCTGGTCAATCTTCTCTCAAGTGATACGTCCATATCTTTTGCAGGTTGTGCTGCACagatgtatttctttctgttctttggaGCGACTGAGTGCTGCCTCTTAGCTGCTATGGCATACGACCGCTACCGAGCCATATGCAACCCTCTGCATTACATGGATATCATGAATAAGAAGGTATGCATGCAGCTGGCTGCTTCCTCATGGATATGTGGCAACCTTGTGGCCCTTGGGCACACTACATTTATCTTCTCTTTGCCCTTCTGTGGCTCCAATGTGATCAACCATTTCTTCTGTGAGATCCAGCCAGTGCTGATGCTGGTGTGTGGGGACACTTACTGGAATGAGCTACAGATCAttcttgctgctgcctttgtaaTCCTCATGCCTTTTCTGCTCATTTTGGTGTCCTATGGCCTCATAATTTCCTCCATCCTCAACATCAGGTCTGCTAAAGGAAGGTATAAAGCATTCTCCACTTGCTTCTCACATCTCACTGTAGTGACATTATTTTATGGGACAGCTGTGTTCATCTATATACGACCCAAATCCAGCTATTCCCTGGATGTGGATAAGGTGCTCTCTCTGTTCTATTCTGTGGTGACCCCTATATTGAACCCTGTTATCTACAGCCTCAGGAACAGGGAGGTGAAAAGTGCtctctttaaaatgagaatgaaGCTATTTCACCCCAACTCCTAGGTCAGTTCCCCTCAGCTGAAGAACCATCCA is part of the Nyctibius grandis isolate bNycGra1 chromosome 11, bNycGra1.pri, whole genome shotgun sequence genome and encodes:
- the LOC137668428 gene encoding olfactory receptor 10C1-like, with product MKVIFFILFLCIYIITVLGNLIILLVINMDPVLHTPMYFFLRNLSFLEICYISVTLPRVLVNLLSSDTSISFAGCAAQMYFFLFFGATECCLLAAMAYDRYRAICNPLHYMDIMNKKVCMQLAASSWICGNLVALGHTTFIFSLPFCGSNVINHFFCEIQPVLMLVCGDTYWNELQIILAAAFVILMPFLLILVSYGLIISSILNIRSAKGRYKAFSTCFSHLTVVTLFYGTAVFIYIRPKSSYSLDVDKVLSLFYSVVTPILNPVIYSLRNREVKSALFKMRMKLFHPNS